Proteins found in one Maridesulfovibrio sp. genomic segment:
- a CDS encoding RHS repeat-associated core domain-containing protein: MVADDQGNEVKRIIYDSFGNVLVDTNEQFHLPLGFASGLNDQDTGLVHFGFREYDPEVGRFTAQDPLGYGGGDVDVYGYCLDDPINFNDGLGLEAGGIGPIEFPPRKYNVLKWYIWKANEGACEACKKLDGNVSETPTMERPHPNCLCQQIECTEWDEFTEWEDVRELETINITMFPPIIIKGLPVPDVKWRKDYRAEEQRVKRHYASCGNYGRGSSETTESRVNRKDMYRYSKAYKINTGYGIETGDRGWTHNPWTGETVWFFFG, encoded by the coding sequence ATGGTTGCTGATGATCAAGGAAATGAGGTAAAGCGAATTATATATGATTCGTTTGGAAATGTACTTGTGGATACAAATGAACAATTTCATCTGCCGCTAGGTTTTGCATCCGGGCTTAATGATCAAGATACCGGGTTGGTTCATTTCGGGTTCCGGGAGTATGATCCTGAAGTCGGTCGTTTCACTGCCCAAGATCCGCTTGGCTATGGCGGCGGTGATGTGGATGTTTATGGGTATTGTCTGGATGATCCGATTAATTTTAATGACGGATTGGGTTTGGAGGCTGGTGGGATTGGCCCTATAGAATTTCCTCCTCGTAAGTATAATGTACTGAAATGGTATATCTGGAAAGCCAATGAAGGAGCGTGTGAGGCGTGTAAAAAATTGGATGGTAACGTGTCCGAAACCCCGACAATGGAACGTCCTCATCCGAATTGCCTCTGCCAGCAGATTGAGTGTACTGAGTGGGATGAATTTACTGAATGGGAAGATGTTAGAGAATTGGAAACTATCAACATAACAATGTTTCCACCGATAATTATTAAAGGATTGCCTGTGCCGGATGTTAAATGGAGGAAAGACTACAGGGCGGAAGAGCAAAGAGTTAAGAGGCATTATGCTTCGTGCGGTAATTATGGAAGAGGTTCATCTGAAACTACAGAATCTCGTGTGAATAGGAAAGATATGTATAGATATTCGAAAGCGTACAAAATAAATACGGGGTATGGGATTGAAACAGGTGACCGTGGTTGGACTCATAATCCATGGACGGGTGAAACAGTGTGGTTTTTCTTTGGTTAG